A single genomic interval of Mycolicibacterium holsaticum DSM 44478 = JCM 12374 harbors:
- a CDS encoding error-prone DNA polymerase, which translates to MGWHTGPPSWTEMQRVLNGKPRRSGWPSPASGGYHHDEQVGDGGDSPAWSRKRAAYQAEDIDRPPTSTPYAELHAHSAYSFLDGASTPEELVEEAARLDLRAIALTDHDGLYGVVRFAEAARELDMATVFGAELSLGGGDRTEDPDPAGPHLLVLARGPEGYRRLSRELAKAHLAGGEKGKLSYDYDALTETAGGHWHILTGCRKGHVRQALCTGGPEAAAVALADLVDRFGAERVSVELTHHGSPVDDERNAMLAELAPHFGLGVVATTGAHFAEPSRGRLAMAMGAVRARHSMDEAAGYLAPLGGSHLRSGEEMTRLFAHCPEVVAAAAELGEQCAFELALIAPQLPPFDVPRGHTEDSWLRHLVMAGARNRYGPPERAPRAYAQIEHELKTIEQLKFPGYFLVVHDITRFCRENNILAQGRGSAANSAVCYALGVTNVDPVANELLFERFLSPARDGPPDIDIDIESDLREKAIQYVYHRYGRDYAAQVANVITYRGRSAVRDMARALGFSQGQQDAWSKQISRWSGLADSPEVEGIPEPVIDLAQQISNLPRHMGIHSGGMVICDRPIADVCPVEWARMENRSVLQWDKDDCAAIGLVKFDLLGLGMLSALHYCIDLVREHKGIEVDLARLDLSEQAVYQMLQRADSVGVFQVESRAQMATLPRLKPRVFYDLVVEVALIRPGPIQGGSVHPYIKRRNGVEPVTYDHPSMEPALRKTLGVPLFQEQLMQLAVDCAGFSAAEADQLRRAMGSKRSTERMRRLRDRFYDGMRQRHGITGEVADRIYEKLEAFANFGFPESHSLSFASLVFYSSWLKLHHPAAFCAALLRAQPMGFYSPQSLVADARRHGVIVRPPDVNASLAHATLENDGTEVRLGLGAVRHIGDELAERMVDDREANGAFASLLDLTQRVQLSVPQTEALATAGALGCFGITRREGLWAAGAAARERPDRLPGVGSSLATPALPGMTELELAAADVWATGISPDSFPTQFLRKDLDALGVVAADKLLKVPDGTRVLVAGAVTHRQRPATAQGVTFINLEDETGMVNILCSPGVWARHRKLAQTAAALLIRGQVQNATGAVTVVADRMGQLTMAVGSRSRDFR; encoded by the coding sequence GTGGGTTGGCATACCGGGCCGCCGAGCTGGACCGAAATGCAGCGGGTGCTGAACGGCAAACCGCGCCGTTCCGGCTGGCCTTCCCCCGCGAGCGGGGGGTATCACCACGACGAGCAGGTCGGTGACGGCGGCGACAGCCCCGCCTGGTCGCGCAAGCGCGCCGCCTACCAGGCCGAAGACATCGACCGGCCGCCCACCTCGACACCGTATGCCGAACTGCACGCCCATTCGGCGTATAGCTTCCTCGACGGCGCCAGCACGCCGGAGGAACTCGTCGAAGAGGCCGCCCGCCTGGATCTGCGCGCGATCGCGCTGACCGACCACGACGGGCTCTACGGCGTGGTGCGCTTCGCCGAGGCCGCCAGGGAACTGGACATGGCGACGGTGTTCGGCGCCGAGCTCTCGCTCGGGGGAGGGGACCGCACCGAGGATCCCGATCCGGCGGGCCCGCATCTGCTGGTGCTGGCCCGCGGCCCGGAAGGCTACCGGCGCCTGTCCCGTGAACTCGCCAAGGCGCATCTGGCCGGTGGTGAGAAGGGCAAGCTGAGCTACGACTACGACGCGCTGACCGAGACGGCAGGCGGGCACTGGCACATCCTCACCGGATGCCGCAAAGGGCATGTGCGCCAAGCGCTCTGTACCGGTGGGCCAGAGGCGGCGGCCGTTGCGCTCGCCGACCTGGTGGACCGGTTCGGCGCCGAACGGGTCAGCGTCGAACTCACCCACCACGGCAGCCCCGTCGACGACGAGCGCAACGCGATGCTGGCCGAGTTGGCGCCGCACTTCGGTCTCGGTGTCGTCGCCACCACCGGCGCGCATTTCGCCGAACCCTCGCGCGGCCGGCTTGCCATGGCAATGGGCGCGGTCCGGGCGCGTCACTCGATGGATGAAGCAGCGGGTTACCTTGCGCCGCTGGGTGGTTCACATCTGCGATCCGGGGAGGAGATGACCCGGTTGTTCGCCCACTGTCCTGAAGTGGTGGCCGCGGCGGCCGAGCTCGGCGAGCAGTGCGCGTTCGAACTGGCGCTGATCGCCCCGCAGTTGCCGCCGTTTGACGTACCGCGCGGACACACCGAGGACAGCTGGCTGCGACATCTGGTGATGGCGGGCGCCCGCAACCGGTACGGTCCGCCGGAGCGGGCGCCGCGGGCCTACGCCCAGATCGAGCACGAACTGAAAACCATCGAGCAGCTGAAGTTCCCCGGCTATTTCCTGGTGGTGCACGACATCACCCGGTTCTGCCGGGAGAACAACATCCTGGCGCAGGGCCGGGGCTCGGCGGCCAACTCGGCGGTCTGCTACGCGCTGGGGGTCACCAACGTCGACCCCGTCGCCAACGAGTTGTTGTTCGAACGGTTCCTGTCCCCGGCGCGCGACGGTCCGCCCGACATCGACATCGACATCGAATCGGACTTGCGGGAGAAGGCGATTCAATACGTCTACCACCGTTACGGTCGTGATTACGCCGCGCAGGTGGCCAACGTCATCACCTACCGCGGCCGCAGCGCGGTGCGCGATATGGCGCGTGCGCTGGGATTCTCTCAGGGGCAGCAGGATGCCTGGAGCAAGCAGATCAGCCGGTGGAGCGGACTGGCTGACTCACCCGAGGTCGAGGGCATTCCGGAGCCGGTGATCGATTTGGCTCAGCAGATCTCCAACCTGCCGCGGCACATGGGTATTCACTCCGGCGGCATGGTGATCTGTGACCGGCCCATCGCCGACGTGTGCCCGGTGGAATGGGCGCGGATGGAGAACCGCAGCGTTCTGCAGTGGGACAAAGACGATTGTGCGGCCATCGGTTTGGTGAAGTTCGACCTGCTCGGGCTCGGCATGCTCTCGGCGCTGCACTACTGCATCGACCTGGTGCGCGAGCACAAGGGCATTGAGGTGGACCTGGCGCGGCTGGACCTGTCCGAGCAGGCTGTCTACCAGATGCTGCAACGCGCGGATTCCGTCGGGGTGTTCCAGGTGGAGTCGCGCGCGCAGATGGCCACGCTGCCCCGGCTGAAGCCCCGGGTGTTCTACGACCTGGTGGTCGAGGTGGCACTGATCCGCCCCGGCCCGATCCAGGGCGGCTCGGTGCATCCGTACATCAAGCGCCGCAACGGTGTCGAACCGGTCACCTACGACCACCCGTCGATGGAGCCGGCCCTGCGAAAGACATTGGGCGTTCCGCTGTTTCAGGAACAGCTCATGCAGCTGGCTGTGGACTGCGCGGGTTTCTCCGCGGCCGAAGCTGATCAGCTGCGCCGGGCGATGGGGTCCAAACGCTCCACGGAACGGATGCGCCGGTTGCGGGACAGGTTCTACGACGGGATGCGCCAACGGCACGGAATCACCGGCGAGGTGGCCGACCGGATCTACGAGAAGCTGGAAGCCTTCGCCAACTTCGGTTTCCCGGAAAGCCATTCGCTGTCGTTCGCATCTCTGGTGTTCTATTCGTCGTGGTTAAAGCTGCACCATCCGGCGGCGTTCTGCGCGGCCCTGCTGCGGGCGCAGCCGATGGGTTTCTACTCGCCGCAGTCGCTGGTCGCCGACGCCCGCAGGCACGGGGTAATTGTCCGACCCCCCGATGTCAATGCCAGCCTGGCGCACGCCACGCTGGAGAACGACGGCACCGAGGTGCGACTCGGTCTCGGCGCCGTGCGCCACATCGGCGACGAGCTGGCCGAGCGGATGGTCGACGACCGAGAAGCCAACGGGGCCTTCGCTTCCCTGCTGGACCTGACCCAGCGGGTGCAGCTGTCCGTGCCGCAGACCGAGGCGCTGGCCACCGCGGGTGCGCTGGGATGCTTCGGTATCACGCGGCGCGAAGGGCTGTGGGCGGCGGGCGCGGCGGCCAGGGAGCGTCCCGATCGGCTGCCGGGAGTGGGATCGTCGTTGGCCACCCCCGCGCTGCCCGGCATGACCGAACTGGAACTGGCCGCCGCCGACGTGTGGGCCACCGGTATCTCACCGGACAGCTTTCCCACCCAGTTTCTGCGGAAGGACCTCGACGCCCTCGGCGTCGTCGCCGCGGACAAGCTGTTGAAGGTTCCCGACGGAACCCGGGTGCTGGTGGCCGGGGCGGTGACGCATCGCCAGCGGCCGGCGACGGCGCAGGGGGTCACCTTCATCAACCTCGAGGACGAGACCGGGATGGTCAACATCCTGTGCTCGCCAGGGGTGTGGGCCCGCCATCGCAAGTTGGCGCAAACGGCGGCCGCCCTGCTGATCCGCGGGCAGGTGCAAAACGCCACCGGCGCAGTCACCGTCGTCGCCGACCGGATGGGCCAGCTCACGATGGCGGTCGGCTCGCGAAGCCGCGACTTTCGCTAG
- a CDS encoding cellulase family glycosylhydrolase translates to MATAIVMVPLAAMLTAAPTVKKPRINRVAFDYILTAGIVESGTTVGIADSDLWALSTPDGKLDTAAVNRHLDEMQALGVNTVRIVLPWRGNEPFRPGTFPPGVEEAAWARSDYIVNAAADRGMAIVAVLAHGPDWAGVDPNTDWSLLGFEEPPQPDLFGEYAGRVATRYGEKIAAYEIWNEPNYVRAWAPTIDPAAYTEMLQAAYTAIKNANGDDPNDPLVVAGVLGAVISSPVTLDPVKFVEAMYASGAKGYFDALSFHPYHYTLKFSEGIKNDFWRSPLEQVIEIRQLMLDNGDEALKIWATEFGLPTFGDNGVTEEQQAEFIADFLNAWKDLKDADGTSYAGPSFIYTLRDRLVNGVLTPGTSLGIFNVDWTAKLAAQVIKDFIEENQVPEEPEEPEEPGVPNLGEQVAQVLQAIFQAIATAVQGLINAVSAFVNSVAQAIVNIFRLSGAAATSLTAEVQSEVAAGAEMAAVSWRSASAADDDAETSEDSAAQPVSSEKTAEVAEDVTEEVTEVAVEVTEVTEVTEVTEVTEVAEVTVEDAVNEETETTVEDTPTTDEQVPADEEPAPLETDVDVDEAETDAQVETEDDAAEEAAQEDSREPVRTGLVARPGQVASDGSDGSDDSASDDSDSDESDDADDPAGTADTGDDDGSSRGGPKSGSEAA, encoded by the coding sequence GTGGCAACTGCGATCGTGATGGTTCCGCTGGCTGCCATGCTCACCGCGGCGCCTACCGTGAAGAAACCGCGGATCAACCGGGTGGCGTTCGACTACATCCTGACGGCGGGAATTGTGGAGTCCGGCACGACGGTCGGCATCGCCGACTCGGACCTGTGGGCCTTGTCGACACCGGACGGCAAACTCGACACTGCCGCGGTCAACCGGCACCTCGACGAGATGCAGGCGCTCGGCGTGAACACCGTGCGCATCGTGCTGCCGTGGCGGGGCAACGAACCGTTCCGGCCGGGAACCTTTCCCCCGGGGGTGGAAGAGGCCGCCTGGGCCAGAAGCGACTACATCGTCAACGCCGCGGCCGATCGTGGCATGGCGATCGTCGCGGTGCTCGCCCACGGGCCGGACTGGGCCGGCGTCGACCCGAACACCGACTGGTCGCTGCTCGGGTTCGAAGAGCCGCCGCAGCCGGATCTGTTCGGGGAGTACGCCGGGCGGGTGGCCACCCGTTACGGCGAAAAGATCGCGGCGTACGAGATCTGGAACGAACCGAACTACGTGCGAGCCTGGGCGCCGACGATCGATCCGGCCGCCTACACCGAGATGTTGCAGGCCGCCTACACCGCGATCAAGAACGCCAACGGCGACGACCCCAACGATCCGCTCGTCGTGGCCGGCGTGCTGGGCGCCGTGATCAGCAGCCCCGTGACGTTGGATCCGGTGAAGTTCGTCGAGGCGATGTACGCCAGCGGGGCCAAGGGCTATTTCGATGCTCTGTCGTTCCATCCGTATCACTACACGTTGAAGTTCTCCGAGGGCATCAAGAACGACTTCTGGCGGTCCCCTCTCGAGCAGGTGATCGAGATCAGGCAGTTGATGCTCGACAACGGCGATGAGGCGCTGAAGATCTGGGCCACCGAGTTCGGATTGCCGACGTTCGGTGACAACGGGGTGACCGAGGAGCAGCAGGCCGAATTCATCGCGGACTTCCTCAACGCGTGGAAGGACCTCAAAGACGCCGACGGCACCTCCTATGCCGGTCCGTCGTTCATCTACACGTTGCGCGACCGTCTGGTCAACGGCGTGCTGACGCCGGGCACGTCGCTGGGCATCTTCAACGTCGACTGGACGGCCAAGCTGGCGGCCCAGGTGATCAAGGACTTCATCGAGGAGAACCAGGTTCCCGAGGAGCCAGAGGAACCGGAGGAGCCGGGTGTTCCGAACCTGGGCGAGCAGGTCGCGCAAGTCCTGCAAGCGATATTCCAGGCGATCGCCACGGCGGTCCAAGGTTTGATCAACGCCGTTTCCGCGTTCGTGAACTCGGTTGCGCAGGCGATCGTCAACATCTTCCGGCTCTCGGGCGCCGCGGCCACGTCGCTGACCGCGGAGGTGCAAAGCGAAGTCGCTGCGGGCGCCGAGATGGCAGCGGTGTCGTGGCGGAGCGCGTCGGCAGCTGACGACGACGCCGAAACGTCGGAAGATTCGGCAGCACAGCCGGTTTCGTCCGAGAAAACCGCCGAGGTGGCCGAGGACGTGACCGAGGAGGTGACCGAGGTGGCCGTCGAGGTGACCGAGGTGACCGAGGTGACCGAGGTGACCGAGGTGACCGAGGTGGCCGAGGTGACCGTCGAAGATGCGGTCAACGAGGAAACGGAGACGACGGTCGAGGACACGCCGACGACGGATGAGCAGGTGCCCGCAGACGAGGAGCCTGCGCCCCTCGAGACCGACGTGGACGTCGACGAGGCCGAAACCGACGCACAGGTAGAGACCGAGGACGACGCCGCCGAGGAGGCGGCGCAGGAGGATTCGCGGGAACCGGTGCGAACCGGTCTGGTAGCCCGGCCCGGGCAGGTGGCGTCGGACGGCTCGGACGGCTCGGACGATTCGGCGTCAGACGATTCAGACTCGGACGAGTCCGATGATGCAGACGATCCGGCGGGGACCGCTGACACGGGCGACGACGACGGCTCTTCGAGGGGTGGGCCGAAGTCGGGATCGGAGGCCGCCTAG
- a CDS encoding universal stress protein: MRIVVGYLATPGGADAVALGVRLARTLGGELDLCLVLPADRVPPSLAPVGGYREHLTEQAEEWLDAARASVPDDVVVRSRVTFDDSSADALIKEAARMEAELIVVGGSGGGLAASFSLGSVVNELLHSAPVPVAVAPRGTRHSSAERVREVTCAIGEREGADLLLDTAVRFSQAAGTPLRLVSLVALDPSFGVLRGDDEAVRERAMAHARHVHDTAKLRLPEDFPVTSMIVEGRSIEDAVGKLDWYAGDLIMVGSSRLSAPRRLFLGSTAAKMLRVLDVPMVVVPRDQLGAEDLP; encoded by the coding sequence ATGAGGATCGTCGTGGGTTACCTGGCCACTCCGGGTGGCGCGGACGCGGTGGCGCTCGGAGTTCGGCTGGCCCGCACGCTCGGCGGTGAACTGGACCTGTGCCTGGTCCTGCCCGCCGACCGGGTGCCGCCGTCGCTGGCGCCGGTCGGCGGCTACCGCGAGCATCTGACCGAGCAGGCCGAGGAATGGCTTGACGCCGCGCGCGCATCGGTGCCCGACGACGTCGTGGTGCGCAGCCGGGTCACGTTCGACGATTCGTCGGCCGACGCGCTGATCAAGGAGGCGGCGCGGATGGAGGCGGAGCTCATCGTCGTGGGCGGCTCGGGCGGCGGGCTGGCGGCGAGCTTCTCGCTGGGTTCGGTGGTCAACGAACTGCTGCACTCGGCCCCGGTGCCAGTGGCCGTCGCGCCGCGCGGCACCCGGCACTCGTCGGCCGAGCGGGTGCGTGAGGTGACGTGCGCCATCGGCGAGCGCGAAGGAGCAGACCTGTTGCTGGACACCGCGGTACGGTTCAGCCAGGCCGCTGGCACTCCGCTGAGGTTGGTCTCGCTGGTGGCGCTGGACCCGAGCTTCGGGGTGCTGCGTGGCGACGACGAGGCGGTCCGTGAGCGGGCGATGGCGCACGCCAGGCATGTCCATGACACCGCGAAACTCCGTCTTCCCGAAGACTTTCCGGTGACGTCGATGATCGTGGAGGGCCGTTCCATCGAGGACGCGGTCGGCAAGCTCGACTGGTATGCCGGTGATCTGATCATGGTGGGATCCAGCCGGCTCAGCGCGCCGCGGCGACTGTTTTTGGGGTCGACGGCGGCCAAGATGCTGCGGGTGCTCGATGTGCCGATGGTGGTGGTGCCCAGAGATCAGCTCGGTGCCGAGGACTTGCCGTAA
- a CDS encoding EamA family transporter, translating to MTGWLFALGSALFYGTSDFVGGLASRRAHYVVVALLGQFAGLVVAVVAALVAIAPSPSAVDLWWGALSGVGTAAGLVFLFRGMSHGAMSVVVPTSAVTGIALSALVSVALGERPSLLAWAGIAIAVPALWWVSSGQQATTAAHSGGAGDGLLAGVGIAVQYLALAQASPASGLWPVATGRVGALCVLGASLLFVGRQALRPSQGPVVLALVSGVLAASALISYLLATQHQIVAVAVALASLYPVIPVLLGILVLHERLTRRQTIGLLAAGATTLLMAG from the coding sequence GTGACGGGCTGGCTCTTTGCGCTGGGGTCGGCGCTGTTCTACGGCACCTCGGACTTCGTCGGCGGCCTGGCGTCTCGGCGGGCCCACTATGTCGTGGTCGCATTGCTCGGTCAATTCGCGGGGTTGGTGGTCGCGGTGGTCGCGGCCCTGGTGGCGATCGCGCCGTCACCGTCGGCGGTCGATCTGTGGTGGGGAGCGCTGTCGGGTGTCGGCACCGCTGCCGGGTTGGTCTTCCTGTTCCGCGGGATGAGCCATGGCGCGATGTCAGTCGTCGTCCCGACCAGTGCGGTCACCGGTATCGCGCTGTCGGCGTTGGTCAGCGTCGCGCTCGGCGAACGCCCGTCGCTGCTGGCGTGGGCGGGTATCGCCATCGCGGTGCCCGCGTTGTGGTGGGTCTCGAGCGGTCAGCAGGCAACGACGGCCGCGCACTCCGGCGGTGCGGGCGACGGGTTGTTGGCCGGGGTGGGTATCGCCGTGCAGTATCTGGCGCTCGCCCAAGCGTCACCGGCGTCCGGGCTGTGGCCGGTCGCCACCGGGCGCGTCGGGGCGCTGTGCGTGCTCGGCGCGTCGCTGCTGTTCGTCGGGCGGCAGGCGCTTCGACCGTCGCAGGGCCCGGTTGTGCTGGCGCTGGTCTCCGGAGTACTCGCGGCGTCGGCGCTGATCTCGTACCTCCTGGCGACCCAGCATCAGATCGTGGCCGTCGCGGTGGCGTTGGCGTCGCTGTACCCGGTGATTCCGGTGCTGCTGGGCATCCTGGTGTTGCACGAACGCCTCACCCGGCGCCAGACAATCGGCCTGCTGGCCGCGGGCGCGACAACGCTGCTGATGGCCGGCTGA